The genomic DNA agagaggaagggagagggagagagagatagggacatcaatgatgagagagaatcattgatcggctgccttctgcgtgcctcacactggggatcgagcccccaaccccagcatgtgccctaacagggaactgaactgtgtgtgacctcctggttcataggttgacaccccaccactgagccatgccagccgggcgcATTaacactcatttaaaaatatttttttattgatttttttttttttagagaaagagaaacatcaatgtgagagtggaacatcaaccagctgcctcctgcaccctgggatcgagccagaaacccaggcacgGGTCCTAAATGGGAATCAAAGCGGTGACCTTTCTAGGcacgggacgatgcccaaccaactgagccacactggccagggcaacactcATTTTAAATACTTTCCAGATGGCCTCTTAGAGACACCAGGCACCAGAATAAGGCCTGAGAGAGAACAAGGCTCACCTCGCACATGATGCTCATACACAAGTGAGGGACCCTAGGGCAAGACACTTGGCCCTACCCAGagtccttacctgtaaaatacaGGTAACTTGCTGAGAGCTGATTAAAAAGATCAAGAATTTATAAGTGAGCTTCGGCCCACACCTAAGTTTTACAAGTGCTGTGCAAACACATGACTACCGAATTCAAGTTCATCCATCCCTCAGTTGCTCAAGCCGCAAACCTAGGCATCATCCTTAATTATTCCCTATCCCTCACACTCCGCATTCAACCCATGTGCCTCCAAAATATCTCCACTACCAGCACCAGAGTCCCAGACACCTTCACCACTCCCTGGTTAATCCATCAGCCACACtagtctccctgcctcctcttttctctctgtggTCCGTCACCCAAGCAGCAGGCTAAGTGATTTTTCTCAACCATAAATCATATCCTGTTGCTCCACACCttaaaacagtgatggcaaacctatgacacgcgtgtcagaggtgacatgcgaactcatttttttggctgattttttttgttaaatggcatttaaatatataaaataaatatcaaaaatataaatctttgttttactatggttgcaagtatcaaaaaatttctatatgtgacacggcaccagagttaagttagggtttttcaaaatgctgacacgctgagctcaaaaggttcgccatcactggcttaaaaGCTTCATTTCACTTGGAGTAAAACTCAAAATCCTTAGGAGAGCCATGACTCTGGCTGCTACCTCTTGCCTGGACCTTCCTTTTCCCTCAACATAGCAACCACTGGCCTTATTTCTTATCCTCAACACATTAAGCTCATACCTATCTCAGGCGCTTTGTACATGCTGCTCCTTCTACTTGAAGTCTCCCCTCCCAAAACGCTGCGAGACTGTCTTCTTATCGCTGAAGtatcagctcaaatgtcacctcttctgaGAGGCCTTCCCCAACTACCCGGTGAAAGCCATGCCACCTCCCACCCCTACTCTGCCACACTATCctattttatcttccttttagcACTCAGTAGGCGCATTCTATTTgtctgcttcttcctcttctgtctCTCCGGAACTACAGTACAAGTTCCACCATGCTGGTTCACTATTGCACTCCCAATGTCTAGAACAGCACTAAGCGTAGAGTAAACTTTCAACAAATGTCTTGGGAACAGCTGGTCCAAAAGGCAATGGCGTGCTCCCTTGGTCTTCAAGACAGTGATTTTACCCCCTCTCTCAAATTTGACATTGGAAGTTTGTTTATTCATCCAgtcaatcattcattcactcaattcAAATCAACAGTTGGCTACAGGATATCTGAGGAGACACTACAGTGAACATGAAACCTACATGGCACTTTATAGAGGCCCTTCTAACTTCTGCCAAACGTCAGGTCTCTTcgtggttaactgccatctcagatCTACAGACAAAGGTTACATGGCATCCCAAAGCCACATGGGAACTCAGCACCCCAGAACTTCAAGGCAAAACCAAACACCTAAGAAATGTATTTGCAAATTCCCGACTCCTTTTATTTATCACCCACAGCCCTTTAcagaaaactaaatttttttttaaagtatattttattgattttttacagagaggaagggagagagatagagagttagaaacattgatgagagagaaacactgatcagctgcctcctgcacacctcccactggggatgtgcccgcaacccaggtacatgccctcgaccggaatcgaacccgggacccttcagtccgcaggccgacgctctatccactgagccaaaccggttttggcgaaaactaaatttttaaaaaacagaaagtaaatgTGGATTTTCAAAAATTTCACCTCCATTTTCTTCACTCTGCTTCTAATCTTACTACCTGGTAGCAGGCACTGTCAAATGATAGAACACTTTCAATTTAAAGAATGCCGTTCTCAGCTTATAGAGCATTAATGGTACCCTGGGCAACAGGCTGAATCTTGATGCCAAAGGAAAGCAGAATAGTGCAGTGGCTGGGGCCTTAGGCTTTGGAACAGAAAGGTGCTAACTCAAATGACATCTTCTAGTGATAAGGCCTAgacaagtttattttattttacttaataacatTCACTACATGCAGGCAGGGTTCTAAATACTTTGCAACTATAATATGATTACTAGACCAGTCTGAAGTACTCTTATTATCTGTATCTCACAGGTGAAGAAACAGGCATAGAGAGGTGCAGTAATGTGCACAACGTTACAGCTAGTGAGTATTAGAGCCAGCATTCGAATAAGGTAGTGTGATGCAAGaatccatgctcttaaccattaCATTATGCTTCTGCTCTAatcctgtttcttcatctataagaCAGGGCGAATAGGTTTGCCTTATCTCACAGGGTCATGTGAGATTACTGGTACACAGTAAGGTAAATGTTAGCTAGTGGTACTATAATTGCCATCATTCTATTATCTACCTTCACCTTtggtccagtcaagggcagaagaaaaatattttggctGAGAAAGATCTCCAAGGTTCTCTGAAGTAGAATACGTTATAATATAGTGgaaactccatgaggacaggaaTTGTCTGCTTTGCTTATCATTGTATCTGAAGCAAGCcatggtgctcagtaaatatgtgGTGAACgatgccaaagccggtttggctcagcggatagagcgtcggcctgcggactgaaagatcccaggttcgattccggtcaagggcatgtacctgggttgcaggcacttccccagtaggagatgtgcaggaggcagctgatcggtgtatctctcacatcgatgtttctaactctctatctctctcccttcctctctgtaaaaaatcaataaaatatattttttaaaaaatgtggtgaaCGAGGTAGGAAAATATTTAATGCGTAGACAGAGTTCTGCCGACATGACAACCAAGGTAGTTCCATCACATCTCCAATGGAGCTAAACACGAAAGAGGTAAATTTACAAGGTATCAGAGGGCAGTGTTAGCTGGCCATCCGGCCATTACTTAACACAGCCTGGCTATTCGGAGGTAGTGTTGGTATAATGTTGTTCATTCATCTTCATGAACAGACCTGAATTTTAATCCTGACTCTGTCCCTGGAAGTCACCCAGGCTCTCAAGGTCTTGGATTTTGTCTATCTGTAAAAGAGGAAGTTGGACTACATGATGATCAGAAACTGTCTCATGACTTTAACAATCACCATAACAATCTGAATGGAAGCCAaatgacagatgaggaaactaggaTACagaagtaacttgttcaaggtcacaggaTCAGGGCAGAATACAAACTATAGCCCAGATCTCTTCTACATTGACCTAACACTCATGCTTTCCAAAACTCCTTTTCAGTTAAAAAATACTGTGACATTAGTTCTTTCTTTCACGCTCCCTATGTCTGTaatcatttttcttaatctttcCTGACTTCACTACATCATGGGGCAGCAGGGTCAGGAAGAAACAACTACAGTATTTCCAGTGTTAACCTGGAGAATCAAAAGATCTGAGGTGGTCATTAGGGAAAATCCCTTGTCTTTGCCCAGAATTGGGAGgtcagaagtatttttaagatGAATGATTTAACTTTAAACATATGGTTTaaatttaagcaaaataaaaaaaaaaataacttctagtAACGTAACGCTTGCTGAGTACAGCAGataacaatttctttttaaatccaagTTGTGCTACTTGATTCAAAGTAGATTCGCAAAGTTAAAAGACTTTCTGAGAATGTTTACAAACAATTGCCTTACTTTTATTAACAAAATACATGCTAGACATTGAACCACCGCGTACACACCTTCCTAGGGCTGTCATGTTAGAAGTGAAAAGCCCATCTGGCAGTTACAGTAGGTTTTCTAGATGGTTCATAACAGGAGAGTCAAGGTCAAACTGTTGAGTCTCTTTACCCTTTCATCTAGTAGCTGGAAAGCAACTAATTGTGAGCTCAAAATACTCCATGCTGGTACTCTCAAAAACATAAATGTTAGCTCAGAAATCGGACGGTGGCTCGGAAAGTTCGGTGAGGACAGGCTGACATGAACAAGGAGGACAGAGGGGCTATAGGACAAGATGCTCAGGCCACTCCGGTGGCAGCAGCAACTTTCACCTACTTTCTAGCAATTTCATTCCTTATCAAATGAGAATAATCATTTCACCAGGTGATTATATGGCTTAAAATATGATCAGCAATTAAAACAATCTTGCGGTGTTGTGCAAACGGGAGAGATTACCGTTCTTACTATTTATTACATCCGGGGCCTGAAGACCCCCCTTTCATTCCTGGCCATGAATTCCACAGAATCCGCAAGAGATGGGCCAGGACACGCGTTTCTTCTCCGGCCTCCAGACCCGGCGGCTATGAATGCACCTCGCCGGCAAGACCCGCTGCCGAGAGGTGAGAAGTGAGGCCTCCAAGCTCTGGGCCTAGCGGGCTCAGCAATGCCCATGCCCCCCAGTCACCTTGTCCTCACCTTGAGGGACCGAAAGAAACCCTACGGGGAAGGGGAGTGCGGTCCTCAAAAAGAATGCCTCCATTCTTCACCCGGCCGCCACGGCCGCCACCCACACTTCCcgcagggcgggggcagggccgggagAGCTGACAGCGGGGACGCCTTGACCTCAGGCACTGGAGGACCCGGCACGGGCGCTGGGCCCACGGCCGCGACAGGTACACAAAACGTCAGCGCCGGTCGGGCCGGCCCGGCCTCGCCCACAGCCGCAGGCGGACTGGCAGGCACCCGCCCCCGTGAACCCAGAGGGCCCCGAGCTCGCTCACCTGCAGCcgggtcaccaggaggctgtaaGGCGCCATTTTGTGCACTGACAAAGATGAGGTCGCGTGAAAGTGACGTGCCACACGACCAATTTAAAGCCTtcgggcagggggcgtggcctgaggcaAGAGGCGTCACGGAGAAGGCGGGGCTTCCACTGAGGCTCCAGAGCCCGCGAGCGCAGTGGGCGGAGCTCCCGTGTTAGCAACCAACTTGGAAGAGGGGAGAAATCTGCATAACAACATTTGTAGGAGTAACTACCCGACAAAGACGTCTTATCGAAGtgcaaatttcctttttttattgatttcagagaggaaaggcgagggagaaagggatagaaacatcaatgatgagaaggaatcattgatcggctgcctccggcatgccccacactggggatcaagcctgcaacctgggcatgtgcccttgactggagttgaaccccggacccttcagtccgcaggccgacactctaactactgagcaaaaccagccagggcgaagtGCAAATTTCTTATTTGTACTTCAGGTTGTCTCTCCCATCCAAATGGGGCAAAGACAATTTTCTATGACTCACAGGCCTGCCGGGACTTGGCCCGCCCGCTACAACGGAAACTAGTGTTTGGAACGTAGGGGTCAGATCGCGCGAGAATGAGCGGGGCTTCGTGCAAAACTTGCGAACGCCGACAGAAGCCTCGAGGACCAATCACGGAGACAAGGAGGCAGGAACAACGGGGGTTAAAGGTCAggcggaagttcccggagtttcCGGTGGCCGGCTGGAGCGCGAACTATGGCTAAACATCATCCGGACTTGATTTTTTGTCGCAAGCAGGCTGGTGTTGGTGAGACAGCTTTCATGGCCGCGGCTCTCCGGGTGGGGGTAGTATTAAGAGTTGGGGAGTCAGGGCTCCATCTCTTCCCAAGGTCTTGCGTCGGAGGCGCCACGTTTCCCGCCTCTCGGCGGGTAGCGTAGGAGCGCGCGGGTTCTTGGCCTCCGTTGAAAAGGGGGCGGGGACGCGCGTGCTGGGAGCCGGGGGcgggtggccagggtggggtccGGAGAAACTCCTGGTCCGGGACCTGGGAGGGGCTTCAGGAAGGTGTGGCTTTGGAAAGTTTGTGAGGGTTAAGGTGGATGAAATCGCCCTTTGCAGTCCCTGCTTCTGTTCCCACCCCAAACTCGAGGATGTTTTTCTCCTCTTCGCCAGAATCGTAATTCTAATTGTCCTCTTTACCGTCTTTGTTCTTGCAGCCATCGGAAGACTCTGTGAAAAGTGTAAGTGGAACCCGCCCTCCCAGACACCCCACCCCTCGCACCCAGTTTCTGTGGAGCCAGCAAGAGGCTGTAGGTAGATGTTCCTGGAAGCGTGTGAACACTGAACGGCGCACTGCAACCaaggcctcctccacctccctacCCCAGCTTCCACGTTTTAGACACTATTATGCTTAGGTTTTGAGAAAATCTGTAGCTGTGGATAGGAAGTAGCTTGAGCCCCTCCAACACACAGTTTTTGCCAATCATTTATATGGACTTATCACCTACCAGATGCTGTTCTGAGCTCTTTACTTGTTACTCGATTAGCTTTTTCCAATGTGTTGTGGGGATTGAGGTGAACACTAAGGAAGCCAGGTTTTGTAATGCCAAAGTAGAAGGCCCTAAAGTCACTGTCTGAGGAGACTAGTGTTTTTCCCCATAACAGGAGGAGGGCAAGGAATTGCAAGTGGACATAAGTCTGTTCTCTTTTTCTCACAGGTGATGGCAAGTGTGTGATCTGTGACTCCTATGTGCGTCCCTGCACCCTGGTGCGCATATGTGATGAGTGTAACTACGGCTCCTATCAGGGGCGCTGTGTGATCTGTGGAGGCCCGGGAGTCTCTGACGCCTATTATTGCAAGGAGTGCACCATCCAGGAGAAGGATGTGAGTGTATTCTAAGCTTTGCATctgatcttttatttaaaaacactttgccacttggccagtgtgtctcagttagTTGAtcttcatcccatgcaccaggaagtcgctggtttgatttctggtcaggacacatgccccagttactgctcaattcccagtagggggcgtgcaggaggcagactatggatattttttttctctccctctcccttcctctctctgaaatcaatgaagacattaaaaaaacaaaaaaacaaaaaaacaaaaactttgccAGCCGTGGCAAACTCCTATAGTCTGTAGAGATTACTATGTTCAGCTAGTCACCTAGGTTATAATTTCTTCAAATTCTGTGAGCCAAACTGGGTGTAGTCCGATAAAAGGCAGTTATTTTCCATCAAGGGTAAAAATGCAAGAGAAGCAAATCTTTGTCAACACCGGCAATTTGGAGAACCCTCACTCTATTCCTTTGATGTCTCTgattatttttattcagaaacGACACCCTGCATTTTGTAAGTCCTAGCAGAGTGCATGGTGTGTAACAGCCACTCAGTAATTCTCTTTACTGTCATTAAGGACTGCTTGGGTGGAGGTAGTGACATTTGAATTGGGGACAATTCAGGTTGATTTCAGCTTTAAGAGGTTAAGAATTTCTTGGTTTGATAATGTGGAATTGATTGTGATTCTGTCTCCTGACATTTTTGGCCCTTGACATTATGTGGTGGCAGTGGCTAGCTGTTCAACTCCTTGGACCAAATGCAAGATAGAGGGCTTATAGTTCTATACTAAGGGTGAgttttactgtttttcttttttttgttaatcctcacctaaggatattttttccattgatttttagagagagtggaagggagagggagagaaacattgatgtgagaaagacacattggcattggggatcaaccctgcaacccagCTTGCCTTTgagcgggaatcaaacccaatAACACCCCCCCACATACCACCCCCATGTGTGGCCCAATGCTCTAACCgttgagcaaccggccagggttAGTTTTACCGATTTTATTTCGCCGTCTTCTTGGGAGGGAAATCCCAGGAatctgcttattttctccttatgaCAGAATAAGAGGAAGTGTGATTCAATAGGCTAATAGAAGGTATCTGGTTACCGAATCTAGGATAAAGCAAGAAATGTATAATTCTTAATATTCCCACGAGCAAAGAGTAGTTtatagatgtttttctcccttATTCTTCACAATAACTTTGTTAAATAGGAattatcattatccccattttacagtccCTCAACCAACTAATAAGTGACAAACCCAGACTATCTGACTAAACTTTGTGGGGTCCCCATTACCCCAGGTTGTCCTTTTGTAAGTCTTTTTAGTAGGAAGTGCCTATGTTGAGGAGAAACAACCTTGCCACCTCAGCAGTCTATGTATGTGGATCCTGTCTACCCCAGTAAGTGTGACATGTCAGGCCAGTTAAGACTGTTTATTACTTAAGTCTTCTGTTATTTAGGGAAATGAGAAGGGTCATTGATAAAGGATGACAAATGTAATTCCATAAGTACCTTTGGCTGTCACATCATATCCTGCTGCTCTGATCTGCCACCTAGATTCCACTCCTTTAGAGAAAGGACCTTGGTTTGTGTATTTGTATCTCATCTTCCCCACTTCTTGGTACAGTGCCTGACATGTAGTGTAAGGGTGGGACACATTTTTGGTGCTATCCCTTTAAGTCTTCCATAGGCGTTCCCCCTACAGATTGGTACATAGTAGGCGTTGGGTAATTATTTATAGTCTACAAGTAATGAAACCATGGTACGACGACAGCAGTGAGGAGGAAAGTACAAAATCTTAAACCAGCTAAAGATTCCATTATTTTCTTGAACCTTTTCATGGTTGTTGCTAGCGTTGTTCTCTGGCATAAACTTGGAGCCAGAGGGTGCTGAATAGGTGCTAATTGCTCTGACTCATCTGCATGTGGTGTGTGACCTGATACCTTGCCTCATTCTGTCCCTGAGCAGGATTCTAGACGTCCCTTCCCCTACTTCCCATTATACAGGAATGTTCTGAGGACATTTGAGATGACACCCAGCTTACGTTGTTTCCAAGGAACCCAAAGCAGCCCAGTGACATGATCCAGCCTCCCAGGCTTACAGATCACCATGTAGATTAAGGGCCCAAGACTTTTTCCTATGCAGAAATTTTCCCACAACCTAAGGAGGAAAGTTAAAATTTAACCCTCATTATAGTGCTCTTTATGCAACTTTCATCATTTCTAAGGGAATTAGACCAATAAACAAAGCTGGGTGTTCTATCTAGTTTTTCAGAGCTTCGAGAATGCTCAGGCGTCAGGGATAGTGCCTGTGGGTGTTGCTGCCCGAGGACTAATTTGTAGTTTCTTCTAATGCAGTATCATCTTGATTCCCTGTCCCAAAATAGAACACACCAGAGGGAGATACGTACAGAactgaaaggaagggaaaggcaacTTTTAACTGCTCTGATGTTCACTGAAACGGGGAGAAGAAAATGGTAGAAATAGCACGAGTGAGAGGCACAGCCTTGACCCCCCTAAGAACAACATAgtgagatggtggtgatgattcCTTTACTCCTTTTACTTACCATTTTCCTCAGCTGTCCCAACCAGAAAACAAATAGCTATTATTTATGGTGTTCTcgctatgtgccaggtactatgcaGGACATTTTTttgaaacacttttttaaaatttatctttattgttgaaagtattctaGATGCCCCCTTTGTTGGTggttttgtgttttctgttttttttatgcTGAACATCTTTTCCCCCAAAATCCTGTGtgatacagatgaggaaattaagggtTAGACATGTTAGGCAACTTGGCTCAAGGTCTATCTAACTCAGtatttctcaaatttttttttcattgttgccccctccccccaggagaaaagttaaaatttaaattaaatgttcCCCTTAACAAGAGGAATTAAGTACTAAGGAATAAGATTTTTGTTGCATGAGGAGGAGCTTTAGGTCATAAACCACTGTAATGGCAAGGATGTTTTTGTCCCCTTTGAGGATGCATGGTCTAACTCAAAGCACTTAACTCCACCATCTCACTATATTGTTCTTAGGGGGGTTAAGGATGTGCCTCTCACTCGTGCTATTTCTACCATTTTCTTCTCCCCATTTCAGTGAACATCAGAGCAGTTAAAAGttgccttttccttcctttcagtTCTGTACGTATTTCCCTTTGGTATGTTCTATTTTGGTACATGATTAGTGTTAGTTTTAAAGTTTTACTTGAAAGTCCTGACTGGGTTTTCATCAACTGGTACAGGGTAATTTTTGTAGCTTGCTTTCCTGCCATAAAAATAGATTTGACACACCGCCCTCCTCAGGAAAAAAACCCAAAGACACTGGATTCTCCTTAGTGATTGCTACAGAAGCccagcttctcccttcctctctctctaaaatcagtaaaaacattttttaaaatatgtttttagttatttcagagaggaagggagaggggagagagagagaaacatcaatgatgagagagaatcactgatcggctgcctcctgcatgccccccaccagggatcgagcccgcaacccgggcatgtgctcccaactggaatcaaacccgggacccttcagtccgcaggctgatgctctatctactgagccaaaccaaccaggactcaataaaaacttttttttaaaaaagtcctaGCTCAACTCACAAATATTCTCCTGTAGCATCCTCCAAGTTTTCTTTACAGTCCTTTCATCTTCCTTTCCGTGCTCTCCATTCACAGGCATTCCAACATAAGCCAACCAGTTCCATCCAGTTCCCACATCCTCACCTCTCACATTGGTAGAATTTGGGAACAACCATGAGACCCATAAAagatatgtagaaaataaaaaacaggaatTTAGGCAAGAAAACAAGAAACCTGTGAGTCAGTAAGAAAAATGTCATAAACCCCAAGATCTAATAATCCGAGGCATTGGtttccaaacttttaaaaaatatgtagtcCTATCTTCACAAAAATATCTTATatagaagctgtgtgtgtgtgtgtgtgtgtgtgtgtgtgtgtgtgtgtgtgtgtgtgttgaaccATTATGAAATTGCTGATACTTGTTTTTGGCAACTTCTTATAACTTAACTAAGAGTTGACTAtctgccaggcattgttctaagtatATTTACTGATTCTTGATTCTAAGAGGTAGGTTTtactattataataattttatatgtactAAACAGAGTTTTATATGTGACTAAACAGGGAGGTCAATAACTTACCAAAATTCAGGTAGCCTCACTCCAGAACCTACCGCCTTAACCTAGGCTACAATGAGAATGGAACTGCACACATTGGTGTGGCACCTCTCAGGACTCTAGGGCTAGATAAGTACAAGTTTGTAAACGTTAACCAGTTTAcctattttacagctgaggaataTGAGCCCAAAAGAAGTggcttgcccacagtcacacaagTCAGTATAGCACAATAAGCCTAAACAGGTTATCGTCATTCCACAAAATTTCATAGCATCTCTAAAGGTCTTAGAGCACTGTTGTGTTTTAATGTCAGGCTACTTTAAGCCAGGAAAAGGCAGCTGTCCCCTCATTTGTACGAGAGCTTACAATACAGAGTACATAGCTTACTAGAGCTCACCTAGCAAGCCATTGATGGGACTGGGCCCacagcctggctccctcagcacacCAAACTCCACAGATGGTAGTTCTCAATGTAAAACGTGGTA from Myotis daubentonii chromosome 2, mMyoDau2.1, whole genome shotgun sequence includes the following:
- the PHF5A gene encoding PHD finger-like domain-containing protein 5A isoform X1; translated protein: MAKHHPDLIFCRKQAGVAIGRLCEKCDGKCVICDSYVRPCTLVRICDECNYGSYQGRCVICGGPGVSDAYYCKECTIQEKDRDGCPKIVNLGSSKTDLFYERKKYGFKKR
- the PHF5A gene encoding PHD finger-like domain-containing protein 5A isoform X2, with protein sequence MAKHHPDLIFCRKQAGVAIGRLCEKCDGKCVICDSYVRPCTLVRICDECNYGSYQGRCVICGGPGVSDAYYCKECTIQEKDWLAVQLLGPNAR